A section of the Castanea sativa cultivar Marrone di Chiusa Pesio chromosome 12, ASM4071231v1 genome encodes:
- the LOC142620071 gene encoding uncharacterized protein LOC142620071 encodes MQLQELNSRFENSELLLCVACLNPDNLFSAFNKEKLIRLAQFYPSDFSTVQVSSLDNQLETYIHYMRSSEEFSALKGIGQLTEKMVEMKKNVSYPLVYSLVTLALILPVATATVERAFSAMNIIKNRLRRTDPGTYSHCIKKETELYAIVPDESIKPNRTQVQVKWTKPPPNLGEA; translated from the exons ATGCAACTTCAGGAACTCAATAGTCGTTTTGAAAATTCTGAATTATTACTTTGTGTTGCATGTTTGAACCCAGATAACTTATTTTCAGCATTCAACAAGGAGAAATTAATTCGGCTTGCTCAGTTTTATCCAAGTGATTTTTCAACAGTTCAAGTTTCTTCCTTGGATAACCAACTTGAGACATACATCCATTACATGCGGTCCTCTGAAGAGTTTTCAGCACTTAAAGGAATTGGACAGCTTACTGAAAAGAtggtagaaatgaaaaagaatgttTCATATCCATTGGTTTACTCATTAGTGACTTTGGCATTGATCTTACCAGTTGCAACAGCTACTGTTGAAAGAGCTTTTTCAGCaatgaacataattaaaaatcgaTTGC GTAGAACTGATCCTGGTACTTATTCCCATTGCATCAAAAAAGAAACCGAATTATATGCTATTGTTCCTGATGAGTCCATCAAACCAAATAGAACCCAGGTGCAGGTGAAATGGACTAAGCCCCCTCCCAATCTGGGTGAAGCTTAA
- the LOC142621185 gene encoding uncharacterized protein LOC142621185: MKKLKLKLPPGYRFYPTDQEIIELFLKPKITGNDKDISHVRETEFYNHEPWDLQHICGIDSKDQEWFFFHAQSLKHQNGNRKNRKTREGFWKATGKDREIWYRGSLIEMKKTFVYHRGRTPNGEGTKWVMHEYRITLEEFDGTHPGQKAFVFCRLFNNEEKSKKGRSAKSKLALAPLSPASEVQVETLQTSIQSCYCEISDEMMSEVRVPVQSNNNNNNYHNADIAKYQVAELTYTEDVFNVAEFLNMFNVPSPGDTPSSLSPIASDVLTPNISEDSTLINPLNNQDECFHNTSCSQNNLLVDNETLKNNGSCGGLDANGQVDQDLDIWEAIETGYICPPGQSECNSFSPSNSSPVTLVVSSRTIAEAPLKEAESMLALASVPPELGCEAENYPTSFQFSPAKNYDGITSNTKTPIEYKNDGYNTYVDRNQVEVVTFDKVKARSNMFSASPKPLLGNILSPFHSQLQGGLYSSCTYNQYGTNEPDPIISKSWDSIYNLDEYFRNTSLSQNNLAVDDETLKNMASFIDNGSCSGSGANA, translated from the exons ATGAAGAAGTTGAAGTTGAAATTGCCACCTGGGTACAGATTTTATCCGACAGACCAGGAGATCATCGAACTCTTCCTGAAGCCGAAGATCACTGGGAATGATAAAGATATTAGCCATGTTCGCGAAACAGAGTTTTATAACCATGAGCCCTGGGATTTACAGC ATATATGTGGGATAGATTCAAAGGACCAAGAGTGGTTCTTCTTCCACGCACAGAGCCTGAAGCATCAGAATGGGAATCGGAAGAACAGGAAAACCAGGGAAGGGTTCTGGAAAGCAACTGGTAAAGACAGGGAAATCTGGTACAGAGGGAGtttgattgaaatgaaaaagactTTCGTCTACCATAGAGGGCGTACTCCTAACGGAGAAGGGACCAAGTGGGTGATGCATGAATACCGCATAACCCTGGAAGAGTTCGATGGAACACACCCTGGTCAG AAAGCCTTTGTCTTCTGCCGCTTATTCAATAATGAAGAAAAGAGTAAAAAAGGTAGATCTGCGAAGTCCAAGCTAGCACTGGCTCCTTTATCTCCAGCATCAGAAGTGCAAGTTGAAACTCTTCAAACAAGTATTCAATCTTGTTATTGTGAAATTTCTGATGAAATGATGTCTGAGGTTAGAGTACCTGTTCAgagtaacaacaacaacaacaactatcATAATGCAGATATTGCAAAATATCAAGTTGCAGAATTGACATATACCGAG GATGTTTTTAATGTGGCAGAATTTTTGAATATGTTCAATGTCCCGTCTCCAGGGGACACTCCATCAAGTTTATCCCCCATCGCTTCTGACGTTTTGACTCCCAATATCTCTGAGGATTCAACTCTTATCAATCCTCTTAATAATCAAGATGAGTGCTTTCATAACACATCTTGCAGTCAAAATAATCTTCTTGTTGACAATGAGACCCTGAAAAACAATGGGTCATGTGGTGGGTTAGATGCCAATGGACAG GTTGACCAGGATCTGGATATCTGGGAAGCCATTGAAACAGGCTATATCTGTCCACCAGGGCAATCAGAGTGCAACTCTTTCTCTCCATCAAATTCAAGCCCCGTTACACTTGTTGTTTCTTCTCGTACCATAGCCGAAGCTCCTCTTAAAGAAGCAGAGTCTATGCTAGCACTAGCTTCAGTGCCTCCAGAATTAGGTTGTGAAGCTGAGAATTATCCCactagttttcaattttctccTGCGAAAAATTATGATGGAATAACATCAAACACTAAAACACCCATTGAGTACAAGAACGATGGTTACAACACTTATGTTGATAGAAATCAAGTGGAAGTAGTTACATTTGATAAG GTGAAGGCACGCTCGAATATGTTCTCCGCCTCTCCAAAGCCACTACTTGGCAACATACTATCCCCATTTCACTCACAATTGCAAGGAGGGTTATATTCTTCTTGCACCTATAACCAATATGGCACGAATGAGCCAGATCCCATTATTTCTAAGTCGTGGGATTCAATTTATAATCTAGATGAGTACTTTCGTAACACATCTTTGAGTCAAAATAATCTTGCTGTTGATGATGAGACCCTGAAAAACATGGCCTCTTTTATCGACAACGGGTCATGCAGTGGGTCAGGTGCCAATGCATAG